Proteins from one Choloepus didactylus isolate mChoDid1 chromosome 4, mChoDid1.pri, whole genome shotgun sequence genomic window:
- the POLR2M gene encoding protein GRINL1A isoform X2 produces MSSLPRGFEPQGLEDLGQRSLAELREMLTRQERLLRNELQKITIADQGEHHSEENACTANLTGLHSETRKKPHYVEVLEMRAKNPVPPPHKFKTNVLPLQQNDLPSHCQRRGSPISSEERRQRDKKHLDDITAARLLPLHHMPTQLLSIEESLALQKQQKQNYEEMQAKLAAQKLAERLNIKMQSYNPEGETSGKYREVRDEGDDQSSTDDEF; encoded by the exons ATGTCCTCGCTGCCTCGCGGCTTCGAGCCCCAAGGTCTCGAAGACTTGGGGCAGCGGAGTTTGGCGGAGCTGCGAGAGATGTTGACGCGCCAGGAGAGACTTTTGCGCAACGA GTTACAGAAGATCACCATTGCAGACCAAGGTGAACACCACTCAGAAGAAAACGCATGTACTGCTAACTTGACAGGCCTCCATAGTGAGACTCGGAAGAAGCCCCATTACGTGGAAGTGCTAGAAATGCGAGCCAAAAATCCAGTGCCCCCAccacataaatttaaaacaaatgt ATTACCTTTGCAACAAAATGATTTACCTAGTCACTGTCAGAGAAGAGGGTCTCCTATTTCGTCAGAAGAAAGGCGGCAAAGGGATAAGAAACATCTTGATGACATCACGGCAGCTCGGCTTCTGCCACTTCACCATATGCCTACACAGCTGCTCTCCATAGAAGAATCCTTGGCACTTCAGAAGCAGCAGAAACAGAATTATGAG GAGATGCAAGCCAAACTTGCAGCACAAAAATTAGCTGAAAGACTGAATATTAAAATGCAGAGCTATAATCCAGAAGGTGAGACTTCAGGGAAATACCGAGAAGTAAGGGATGAAGGTGATGATCAGTCCTCCACTGATGATGAATTCTGA
- the POLR2M gene encoding protein GRINL1A isoform X1, producing the protein MSSLPRGFEPQGLEDLGQRSLAELREMLTRQERLLRNEKFICKLPDKGKKILDCLAKLKAAIAEHEEFRGKSELFHPVRLDCKLRQKVIAGVDVDTDNAQNSDQILDTSLLVPGCSSVDNIESSKTTSQKQGIAQLTYKSNEEISEAKCTVNKCPGSNSRAGAAFSSKASKRLPQHRVSGQAEDISSSSDSLFIDRLQKITIADQGEHHSEENACTANLTGLHSETRKKPHYVEVLEMRAKNPVPPPHKFKTNVLPLQQNDLPSHCQRRGSPISSEERRQRDKKHLDDITAARLLPLHHMPTQLLSIEESLALQKQQKQNYEEMQAKLAAQKLAERLNIKMQSYNPEGETSGKYREVRDEGDDQSSTDDEF; encoded by the exons ATGTCCTCGCTGCCTCGCGGCTTCGAGCCCCAAGGTCTCGAAGACTTGGGGCAGCGGAGTTTGGCGGAGCTGCGAGAGATGTTGACGCGCCAGGAGAGACTTTTGCGCAACGA AAAATTCATTTGCAAATTGCCCGACAAAGGTAAAAAGATCTTAGACTGTCTTGCCAAACTGAAAGCAGCCATTGCAGAACATGAAGAGTTTAGAGGAAAAAGTGAACTGTTTCATCCTGTTAGATTAGATTGTAAGCTAAGGCAAAAAGTGATTGCAGGAGTTGATGTGGACACAGATAACGCCCAAAATTCTGATCAGATACTTGATACTTCATTACTAGTTCCTGGCTGTTCCTCTGTAGATAACATCGAATCATCTAAAACGACCTCACAGAAACAGGGAATTGCACAGCTCACTTACAAAAGCAATGAAGAGATTTCAGAGGCAAAGTGCACAGTGAACAAGTGCCCAGGTTCCAACAGCAGAGCCGGTGCAGCTTTCTCATCCAAAGCTAGCAAGCGTCTTCCTCAGCATCGTGTTTCAGGTCAAGCAGAAGATATATCCAGCAGTTCTGACAGCCTGTTTATTGATAGGTTACAGAAGATCACCATTGCAGACCAAGGTGAACACCACTCAGAAGAAAACGCATGTACTGCTAACTTGACAGGCCTCCATAGTGAGACTCGGAAGAAGCCCCATTACGTGGAAGTGCTAGAAATGCGAGCCAAAAATCCAGTGCCCCCAccacataaatttaaaacaaatgt ATTACCTTTGCAACAAAATGATTTACCTAGTCACTGTCAGAGAAGAGGGTCTCCTATTTCGTCAGAAGAAAGGCGGCAAAGGGATAAGAAACATCTTGATGACATCACGGCAGCTCGGCTTCTGCCACTTCACCATATGCCTACACAGCTGCTCTCCATAGAAGAATCCTTGGCACTTCAGAAGCAGCAGAAACAGAATTATGAG GAGATGCAAGCCAAACTTGCAGCACAAAAATTAGCTGAAAGACTGAATATTAAAATGCAGAGCTATAATCCAGAAGGTGAGACTTCAGGGAAATACCGAGAAGTAAGGGATGAAGGTGATGATCAGTCCTCCACTGATGATGAATTCTGA